One Akkermansiaceae bacterium genomic region harbors:
- a CDS encoding type II/IV secretion system protein, which yields MTDLLIAPARDSGCEDLEALADVVKTAAEQQRSPVDDVLDSGAVDEEPYLAALALKTGMEWVATIPDFENVGPIRAACGPRVALAHRLLPMELEGDEGKQSLVLLTYDPLNLVARQAATQQIELPIIWKMASRRRIHDSLRKLYGVGADTFEQILEGRDLDYDNLEAADEANIIDADEDEEASVVKFVNQIIREALQQRATDIHVEPLHDNLRIRYRIDGLLVDVTVPDNIKALQSSVIARLKIMAHLDIAERRLPQDGRINLQFEGGTIDVRVATVPTVEGESVSLRLLNQEKFTISKLALEPFVADKIKQLLKLSNGICLITGPTGSGKSTSLYSFLSEVNSPDTRIVTIEDPVENKLPGVMQIAVKSEIGLTFASGLRSILRADPNIVMIGEIRDLETAEIAIRASLTGHLVFSTLHTNDAMGGISRLIDMGVESFLLSASVRAFLAQRLVRRLCPNCKTPHELTDFQRKELEIPDHITGQCYDAVGCDRCRGTGFSGRLAIYEVVLLTEAMQDLIVKGEDNRKLLDQAYKDGYVPMREYGWHKCFSGDTTLEEVISVTSAELC from the coding sequence ATGACTGACCTACTTATTGCTCCCGCCCGCGATAGCGGCTGTGAAGACCTTGAAGCACTTGCCGATGTCGTAAAGACAGCGGCCGAGCAGCAGCGGTCTCCTGTCGATGACGTGCTCGATTCCGGCGCTGTCGATGAAGAGCCCTACCTCGCCGCCCTGGCCCTGAAAACCGGTATGGAGTGGGTGGCGACCATCCCCGATTTTGAAAATGTCGGACCAATCCGCGCCGCATGCGGTCCCCGGGTCGCTCTGGCGCATCGTTTGCTCCCTATGGAGCTGGAAGGGGACGAAGGCAAACAAAGTCTGGTCCTGCTGACCTATGACCCACTCAATCTCGTGGCCCGTCAGGCTGCCACCCAACAGATTGAGCTGCCGATCATCTGGAAAATGGCGTCACGCCGCCGCATCCATGATTCACTGCGAAAACTCTATGGTGTGGGTGCCGATACGTTTGAGCAAATCCTGGAAGGGCGCGATCTCGATTACGATAACCTCGAAGCCGCCGATGAGGCCAATATCATCGACGCCGATGAGGATGAGGAGGCCAGTGTTGTCAAGTTTGTCAACCAGATCATCCGCGAGGCGCTACAGCAGCGCGCCACGGATATTCACGTCGAGCCGCTCCACGATAACCTGCGTATCCGCTACCGGATAGACGGTCTCTTGGTGGATGTCACCGTGCCCGATAACATCAAGGCGCTGCAAAGCTCCGTGATCGCCCGTCTCAAGATCATGGCACATCTCGATATCGCCGAGAGAAGATTGCCCCAGGATGGCCGGATCAACCTGCAGTTTGAAGGGGGCACCATCGATGTCCGTGTTGCCACCGTGCCTACCGTGGAAGGTGAAAGCGTCAGTCTGCGACTTCTGAACCAGGAAAAATTCACCATCTCGAAACTCGCGCTGGAGCCTTTTGTGGCGGATAAAATCAAGCAGTTACTCAAGCTCTCCAACGGCATCTGTTTGATCACCGGACCTACGGGTTCCGGTAAATCGACCAGCCTGTATTCCTTCCTCAGTGAGGTGAATTCACCAGATACGCGGATTGTCACGATTGAGGACCCGGTGGAAAACAAGCTTCCCGGGGTGATGCAGATTGCGGTGAAGTCGGAGATCGGCCTCACCTTTGCGAGTGGCCTTCGTTCGATTCTTCGGGCCGACCCGAATATCGTGATGATCGGTGAGATCCGTGACCTGGAAACGGCGGAGATCGCCATCCGGGCATCTCTCACAGGTCACCTCGTTTTCAGCACCCTCCACACCAACGATGCCATGGGCGGGATTAGCCGTCTAATCGATATGGGCGTGGAATCCTTCCTTCTCTCAGCCTCCGTCCGCGCGTTCCTGGCACAGCGGCTTGTGCGCCGCCTCTGCCCCAACTGCAAGACTCCGCACGAGCTGACAGACTTCCAGCGCAAGGAGTTGGAAATCCCGGATCACATCACCGGCCAGTGTTACGATGCGGTCGGTTGCGACCGCTGTCGGGGAACCGGCTTCAGCGGTCGACTCGCCATTTACGAGGTTGTTCTACTCACCGAGGCGATGCAGGATCTTATTGTCAAAGGCGAAGACAACCGTAAGTTGCTCGACCAGGCGTACAAGGACGGCTACGTGCCCATGCGCGAGTATGGTTGGCATAAATGTTTCTCGGGCGATACGACACTGGAAGAGGTGATTTCCGTCACCAGCGCGGAGCTTTGTTAG
- the pdxH gene encoding pyridoxamine 5'-phosphate oxidase produces the protein MSKSREEIAAMREEYGSREMHRADMAENPFLQFEKWFAEAREVKLHEPNAMTLSTVGLDGCPAARTVLMKFFDENGFVFYTNYGSAKAKELAAIPMASLLFPWLPLERQVRIEGSVEKVSTAESLKYFASRPRESQIGAWVSDQSSVIDSRALLLNKMAELKAKFKGGDVPLPSFWGGYRVRPERIEFWQGGKGRVHDRFLYSKINDGWKIERLAP, from the coding sequence ATGTCCAAGAGCCGTGAGGAAATTGCAGCAATGCGTGAGGAGTATGGTAGTCGCGAGATGCACCGTGCTGATATGGCGGAGAATCCGTTTTTGCAGTTTGAAAAATGGTTCGCCGAAGCCCGCGAAGTGAAACTCCACGAGCCCAACGCAATGACGCTGTCCACGGTCGGACTCGACGGATGCCCGGCGGCCCGGACCGTGTTGATGAAGTTTTTCGATGAAAATGGCTTTGTCTTTTACACCAACTACGGCAGCGCCAAGGCCAAGGAGCTGGCCGCCATCCCCATGGCCTCGCTACTCTTTCCCTGGCTCCCGTTAGAGCGGCAAGTGCGTATCGAAGGGTCGGTGGAAAAAGTCAGCACCGCAGAATCCTTGAAATACTTCGCCTCCCGGCCGCGCGAAAGCCAGATCGGTGCCTGGGTGTCGGATCAATCCAGCGTGATCGATTCCCGCGCCCTACTGCTCAACAAAATGGCGGAATTAAAAGCCAAGTTCAAAGGCGGCGATGTTCCGCTCCCCAGCTTCTGGGGCGGCTACCGTGTTAGACCCGAACGCATCGAGTTCTGGCAAGGCGGCAAAGGCCGTGTCCACGATCGCTTTCTTTACTCGAAAATAAATGACGGCTGGAAAATCGAGCGACTTGCGCCATAG
- a CDS encoding type II secretion system F family protein codes for MAVFTYKALGKNGAVSQGEITAGDRPEALRVLGRRGLQPVSLSINTAAKEAKTSAKPTRAKSPAKDAAKGQSGGKGTQRDANGLLKLKRSEVVLFTEELSEMLGAGLQLEPALKSMENREELGSLKDVSRGVRQFVRDGGSFSAALKKTSDSFGPLYCSLAAAGEASGALDTILKRQAHYLKTLQELQSKVTLALIYPAFLVLAGIGVGVIFVTKLIPQLTDLISSTPGGKIPLGAKILIGASNFFQEWWLVLILTIVGSALVFKAWKDAEANKLTWDRTKLKLPLMGKVIESRFYVQFLETLANLVGNGLPLLRSLELARDATQNLHIRQHMDRVIEMVGDGRSFSRALINSGIFPPLLIDMVSVGEKTGKLDNSLRRAAERYDSELNKNLARVMELIMPVVLVVMALLIGTMAYLMITAIFQTIDNLGGR; via the coding sequence ATGGCGGTATTCACCTACAAGGCACTTGGTAAAAATGGAGCGGTTAGCCAGGGCGAGATCACAGCTGGTGATCGTCCTGAAGCTCTCAGGGTGCTGGGTCGGCGTGGTCTGCAACCGGTTTCCCTCAGCATCAATACGGCGGCGAAGGAGGCGAAGACATCCGCGAAACCGACACGTGCAAAATCCCCCGCCAAGGATGCCGCCAAAGGGCAGAGCGGTGGCAAAGGCACCCAGCGGGACGCAAACGGTTTGCTGAAGCTGAAACGTTCCGAGGTTGTGCTTTTTACCGAAGAGCTCAGCGAGATGCTGGGTGCCGGACTCCAGCTTGAGCCCGCCCTTAAATCGATGGAAAACCGTGAGGAGCTGGGGTCACTGAAGGATGTGTCGCGGGGGGTTAGGCAGTTTGTCCGTGACGGTGGTAGCTTTTCAGCGGCATTGAAAAAGACCAGCGACAGCTTTGGCCCGCTCTACTGTAGCCTGGCTGCGGCAGGTGAAGCGAGTGGTGCGCTCGATACCATCCTGAAACGACAGGCCCATTATTTGAAGACCCTGCAGGAACTTCAAAGCAAGGTTACCCTGGCCTTGATCTATCCGGCGTTTCTCGTGCTCGCGGGTATCGGGGTGGGGGTGATTTTTGTGACCAAGCTGATCCCCCAACTCACCGACTTGATTTCGAGTACGCCTGGAGGGAAAATACCGCTCGGTGCCAAGATCTTGATCGGTGCCAGTAACTTTTTCCAGGAATGGTGGCTGGTGCTGATACTCACCATTGTTGGCAGTGCTCTTGTTTTCAAGGCCTGGAAGGATGCCGAGGCGAACAAGCTGACATGGGACCGGACCAAGTTAAAACTTCCCCTGATGGGTAAGGTGATCGAGTCGCGGTTTTATGTCCAGTTTCTGGAAACCCTTGCGAATTTGGTAGGCAACGGGCTGCCATTGCTCAGATCCCTGGAGCTGGCACGGGATGCCACCCAGAACCTCCACATCCGACAGCACATGGATCGTGTCATCGAGATGGTCGGGGACGGCCGGTCCTTCTCCCGGGCCCTCATTAACTCGGGGATATTTCCACCACTTCTGATCGACATGGTGTCCGTGGGGGAAAAAACGGGTAAACTCGATAACTCGCTCCGGCGCGCAGCTGAGCGCTATGACTCCGAACTCAACAAAAACCTCGCCCGGGTGATGGAGCTTATTATGCCGGTCGTGCTGGTTGTGATGGCCCTGCTTATCGGCACCATGGCCTATCTCATGATCACCGCCATCTTCCAGACCATTGATAACCTCGGGGGAAGATAG
- a CDS encoding cation-transporting P-type ATPase, with translation MKTLNNINWHELPGDQVVGLLEGDAASGLTDNEIEARLRQFGPNQMTARKRLSEWMRFLLQFHQPLIYILLAATGITVALGEWVDASVIFGVVFVNAVIGYLQEAKAEKAIDALAAMVVTEATARRGGEKRRIPSVQLVPGDVVLLQSGDRVPADLRLLHQRNLQIEEAALTGESVPVEKQTESLGEGSILAERTNLAFTGTLVTYGQGEGIVFATGDRTEMGRIAGLMHTAEDLQTPLTRKIAQFSRLLLYVILGLAAVTFVVGTLRGQSWVDMFVAAVALAVGAIPEGLPAALTITLAIGVSRMARRRAIIRKLPAVETLGSTTVICSDKTGTLTQNQMTVQEIYAGGRTYHVTGSGYETNGEIHYQQSPVVIGENVALIETLGAGLLCNDSQLVCDDDGRTGVQGDPTEAALIVAAQKAGLSGEEMVGRLPRIESIPFESDYQYMATLHGTRSEPKIIYMKGAVETIITRCSHTLTDDGGLGQLDRSLVLRHAEDMAARGLRVLAFARREMPTDHDGLDHGHVTAELTFLGIQGKLDPPRPEVIEAVAKCRSAGIRVKMITGDHVLTAKAIAAQIGLDGGTEVVALSGRDLEKLSDGELADATETTSVFARVAPEQKLRLVKALQSHGQVVAMTGDGVNDAPALKQADIGIAMGITGTDVSKEAADMILTDDNFASIEAAVEEGRGVFDNLTKFIVWTLPTNFGEGLVILAAIFAGTTLPILPVQILWINMTTAVLLGLMLVFEPMERGIMRRPPLDPKMPILTGWLQLRILLVALVLLAGCFALFAWEQQRGASVAEARTVAVNVFVMVELFYLFNCRSFTRSMFTIGLFSNPWVIFGSLAMVALQLIYTYTPMMHALFHSAPIGLDSWWRILAVATFAYLLVGIEKQITNRFKRHNC, from the coding sequence ATGAAAACGCTCAATAATATCAACTGGCATGAGTTGCCGGGCGATCAAGTGGTCGGGCTGCTGGAGGGAGACGCAGCCTCAGGCCTCACTGATAACGAGATTGAGGCGCGTTTGCGACAATTCGGGCCAAACCAAATGACGGCAAGAAAACGGCTCAGCGAATGGATGCGGTTCCTGCTGCAGTTCCACCAGCCGCTGATCTATATCCTGCTCGCAGCCACGGGGATTACGGTGGCACTGGGTGAGTGGGTGGATGCCTCCGTCATCTTCGGTGTCGTTTTCGTCAATGCCGTCATCGGTTATCTTCAGGAGGCAAAGGCAGAGAAAGCCATCGACGCGCTGGCGGCAATGGTCGTCACCGAGGCCACGGCGCGGCGCGGTGGCGAAAAACGGCGGATTCCCTCGGTGCAGCTCGTGCCCGGCGATGTGGTGCTGCTCCAGTCCGGCGACCGTGTTCCCGCCGACCTGCGCCTGTTGCACCAGCGCAATTTACAAATCGAGGAAGCCGCACTGACCGGTGAATCCGTGCCGGTTGAAAAACAGACCGAGTCGTTAGGTGAAGGGTCAATCCTCGCCGAGCGCACAAATCTTGCTTTCACGGGTACGCTTGTGACCTACGGCCAGGGCGAGGGTATCGTCTTTGCCACAGGCGACCGGACCGAAATGGGCCGCATCGCGGGCCTGATGCACACAGCCGAGGATTTGCAGACCCCGCTCACACGCAAGATCGCTCAGTTCAGTCGCTTGCTGCTATACGTGATCCTCGGGCTGGCCGCCGTCACGTTTGTCGTCGGCACCCTGCGTGGACAATCGTGGGTGGATATGTTTGTAGCCGCCGTCGCCCTGGCCGTCGGCGCGATCCCCGAGGGGCTGCCAGCGGCGCTGACGATTACCTTGGCAATCGGCGTTTCCCGCATGGCCAGGCGACGTGCGATCATCCGCAAGCTGCCAGCCGTCGAGACACTGGGCAGTACCACCGTCATTTGCTCGGATAAAACCGGCACGCTCACGCAAAACCAGATGACCGTGCAGGAAATTTACGCGGGCGGGCGCACCTACCACGTCACCGGCAGTGGCTACGAGACAAACGGGGAGATCCACTACCAGCAATCCCCCGTGGTCATTGGCGAAAATGTCGCGCTTATTGAAACACTCGGCGCCGGGCTGCTGTGCAACGATTCACAGCTCGTTTGTGATGACGACGGCCGCACCGGCGTGCAGGGTGACCCGACTGAAGCGGCACTCATCGTCGCCGCGCAGAAAGCGGGGCTTTCCGGGGAGGAGATGGTCGGACGCTTGCCGCGGATAGAGAGTATCCCCTTCGAGTCTGATTACCAATACATGGCCACCCTGCACGGCACCCGTAGCGAGCCTAAGATCATCTACATGAAAGGTGCGGTCGAAACCATCATCACACGCTGCTCCCACACCCTCACCGATGACGGCGGTCTCGGACAGCTCGACAGGTCACTCGTGCTGCGTCATGCCGAGGATATGGCCGCACGGGGACTGCGTGTGCTTGCCTTCGCCCGGCGCGAAATGCCCACCGACCATGATGGTCTGGACCACGGGCATGTCACCGCAGAACTCACCTTCCTGGGTATCCAGGGCAAGCTCGATCCGCCGCGTCCCGAGGTCATCGAGGCCGTTGCCAAGTGCCGGAGCGCCGGCATCCGCGTGAAGATGATCACCGGCGACCACGTCCTCACCGCCAAGGCGATCGCGGCACAGATCGGACTCGATGGCGGCACCGAAGTCGTCGCACTTTCCGGTCGCGATTTGGAAAAACTCAGCGACGGGGAACTGGCGGATGCCACCGAAACCACCTCCGTTTTCGCCCGTGTCGCGCCCGAGCAAAAACTGCGCCTGGTCAAGGCACTGCAATCACACGGCCAGGTCGTCGCCATGACCGGGGACGGTGTCAACGACGCCCCCGCACTCAAGCAGGCCGACATCGGCATCGCCATGGGTATTACCGGTACCGACGTGTCGAAGGAAGCCGCCGACATGATCCTGACCGACGACAATTTCGCATCGATCGAAGCCGCCGTGGAGGAGGGCCGCGGGGTGTTTGACAACCTCACCAAATTCATCGTCTGGACCTTGCCGACGAACTTCGGCGAGGGACTGGTCATCCTTGCCGCCATCTTCGCCGGCACCACTTTACCGATCCTGCCGGTGCAAATTCTCTGGATCAACATGACCACCGCCGTCCTGCTCGGCCTGATGCTCGTTTTCGAACCGATGGAACGCGGGATCATGAGACGACCACCACTCGACCCGAAGATGCCGATCCTCACCGGCTGGCTACAACTGCGCATACTGTTAGTCGCGCTGGTCCTGCTCGCTGGCTGCTTCGCGCTCTTCGCCTGGGAACAGCAACGCGGCGCAAGCGTGGCAGAGGCCCGGACGGTGGCCGTGAATGTCTTTGTCATGGTCGAACTTTTCTACCTCTTCAACTGTCGCAGCTTTACCCGCTCGATGTTCACCATCGGCCTGTTCTCGAATCCCTGGGTCATCTTCGGCTCGCTGGCGATGGTCGCGCTGCAACTGATCTACACCTACACACCGATGATGCACGCGCTGTTCCACTCCGCGCCCATCGGCCTCGACTCCTGGTGGCGCATCCTCGCCGTCGCCACCTTCGCCTACCTCCTCGTCGGCATCGAAAAACAGATCACCAACCGATTCAAGCGACATAATTGTTAG
- a CDS encoding universal stress protein: protein MNNKAPIIVGIDFSASSPFALRQAVHIGSLTGSPVVAVHVLNTSVLDHWAGTVEQASAHASLVMQAEARLTALMQEETPDAELLFEVCIGRPAEQLSRIVKERKAVLLVIAANDMTKERLGSISSSCVRTVVTDVLVTRDWQSGDFRKIVACTDLSATSGRVVEKAIELAEVNKAALEFVHVMYPPDKDYWGSTIDDVGDGSLGYVERTRRRVQDAMAQVLEPFTSQLGKLEHSSVILESTVPSVELSCHIKDTGADLVVLGTRAQSKLASIFVGTNAERLLHEAPVSVLAVRS from the coding sequence ATGAACAACAAAGCACCCATCATCGTCGGTATTGATTTTTCAGCCTCCTCCCCCTTTGCGTTACGTCAGGCTGTGCATATTGGCAGCCTGACAGGATCTCCAGTGGTTGCGGTCCACGTGCTTAATACGAGTGTGCTGGATCACTGGGCGGGCACCGTGGAGCAGGCTTCGGCGCATGCGTCCTTGGTGATGCAGGCAGAAGCCCGGTTGACAGCCCTGATGCAGGAGGAGACACCGGATGCCGAGCTGTTGTTTGAGGTATGTATCGGTCGGCCTGCCGAGCAGTTGAGCCGTATTGTCAAGGAAAGGAAAGCCGTGTTGTTAGTGATCGCAGCGAATGACATGACCAAGGAACGCCTTGGCTCCATTTCCTCCTCCTGCGTCCGCACCGTGGTGACTGACGTCCTGGTCACCCGCGACTGGCAGAGTGGAGACTTCAGGAAAATCGTCGCCTGCACGGATCTCTCGGCCACCTCCGGACGGGTGGTTGAGAAAGCGATCGAGCTGGCCGAAGTAAACAAGGCGGCACTGGAGTTTGTCCATGTCATGTATCCCCCGGACAAGGATTACTGGGGGTCTACCATTGATGACGTGGGTGATGGCTCATTGGGTTATGTGGAGCGCACTCGCCGCAGGGTACAGGACGCCATGGCGCAGGTGCTCGAGCCGTTTACCAGCCAACTCGGGAAGCTGGAGCACTCTTCGGTCATTCTTGAGTCCACGGTGCCCTCGGTAGAACTTTCCTGTCACATCAAGGACACCGGTGCCGACCTGGTCGTACTCGGCACCCGGGCGCAATCCAAACTGGCGAGCATCTTCGTCGGCACCAACGCGGAGAGATTACTCCACGAAGCCCCGGTTTCCGTCCTCGCTGTCCGTAGTTAG
- a CDS encoding cation:proton antiporter — MPHGLLAAATEVPSFFVLLTLILGSVVVISLVLTRFKQSLLVGYFICGLVLANSGILHWAGANSSSMIHALSELGVILLLFTLGIEFSVDELKHLKRPAFLGGGIQMGLSTLAGTAVASMAGLPMNHALAIGFAVALSSTAVSIKTFQDMGQPDSPQGRVALGIALFQDLAVILFMVLLPALLGDSDQPMLSLGLALAKGLAFCAAVVFLSRYGIPHIMDAVAKTRSRELFTVTVVGLCSAVAVGSGMLGLSPALGAFAAGVVVSGSIYSHRVLADVLPFKDLFLTVFFVSIGLLIDVQTITQNWLAILGYALLVIVVKGAIVAIAARASGVRMGDWLTTAAALCSTGEFSIVLLNRAGELGALTPLTEQILLVTTALTMGLVPSLMKWSLPAIKKMRQVTHSTGRSDKHLGMKGKIGDLQDHVIICGYGPVGRNLHENLHKSDIRVAVIEMNANTVKELHARGTKCIFADASHRIALELARIGTARAIAFTFPVKEAVLSALPAIRELNPKLPVYARTKFSSDYVELIEAGVNQVILDEEQSGRAMIKSVMQCYPGSFDAEWEA; from the coding sequence ATGCCTCATGGTTTATTGGCAGCGGCAACGGAAGTGCCATCGTTTTTTGTATTGCTCACCCTGATCCTTGGCTCGGTGGTGGTGATTTCGCTGGTGCTGACACGCTTCAAACAATCCTTGCTGGTAGGCTATTTCATCTGCGGACTTGTATTGGCTAACAGCGGCATCCTGCACTGGGCGGGTGCCAACTCCAGCTCCATGATCCATGCCCTGTCTGAGCTGGGAGTGATCCTGCTGCTGTTCACCCTCGGTATCGAATTCTCCGTGGATGAACTCAAGCATCTGAAACGCCCGGCCTTTCTCGGTGGCGGCATCCAGATGGGGCTGAGCACACTGGCGGGAACCGCAGTCGCATCCATGGCCGGCTTGCCGATGAACCACGCCCTGGCCATCGGCTTTGCCGTGGCCCTCTCCTCCACAGCCGTCTCGATCAAAACCTTCCAGGACATGGGCCAGCCGGACAGCCCGCAAGGACGCGTCGCCCTGGGTATCGCTCTTTTTCAAGATCTTGCAGTCATCCTGTTTATGGTATTGCTGCCTGCGTTGTTAGGGGATAGCGACCAGCCTATGCTATCGCTCGGCCTCGCCTTGGCCAAGGGCTTGGCGTTCTGTGCGGCGGTGGTGTTTTTAAGCCGCTACGGCATCCCGCACATCATGGACGCGGTCGCCAAAACCAGAAGCCGTGAGTTGTTTACCGTCACCGTCGTCGGGCTGTGCTCCGCGGTTGCCGTTGGTTCTGGAATGCTGGGGCTGAGTCCGGCCCTGGGTGCCTTTGCCGCCGGGGTTGTGGTCAGCGGCTCGATCTACAGTCATCGGGTGCTGGCGGATGTGTTACCATTCAAAGACCTATTCCTCACCGTCTTCTTTGTTTCGATAGGCTTGTTGATCGATGTGCAGACGATCACCCAGAACTGGCTGGCCATCCTAGGATACGCCCTGTTAGTCATTGTGGTCAAAGGAGCCATCGTTGCCATCGCCGCACGCGCCTCGGGGGTACGTATGGGCGACTGGCTGACCACGGCGGCAGCGCTTTGCAGCACGGGTGAATTCTCCATCGTGCTGTTAAACCGGGCAGGAGAACTGGGAGCCCTCACACCGCTGACGGAGCAAATCCTGCTGGTAACCACCGCACTCACCATGGGGTTGGTGCCATCGCTGATGAAATGGAGTTTGCCCGCCATCAAAAAAATGCGTCAAGTCACACATAGCACCGGAAGGTCTGACAAGCATCTGGGTATGAAGGGAAAAATCGGGGACCTCCAGGATCACGTCATCATCTGCGGTTATGGCCCGGTGGGCAGGAATCTCCACGAGAACCTTCACAAGTCGGATATCCGCGTAGCGGTTATTGAAATGAACGCCAACACGGTCAAAGAACTGCACGCCAGGGGGACCAAATGCATTTTTGCCGATGCCAGCCACAGGATCGCGCTCGAGCTTGCCCGGATTGGCACAGCCCGAGCCATCGCCTTCACCTTTCCTGTCAAGGAAGCGGTTCTATCCGCCCTGCCAGCCATCCGGGAGTTAAACCCCAAATTACCCGTCTACGCCCGCACCAAGTTTTCCTCTGATTACGTCGAGCTGATAGAAGCGGGCGTCAACCAGGTCATCCTCGACGAGGAACAAAGCGGCCGCGCCATGATCAAATCCGTGATGCAGTGTTACCCCGGATCGTTTGATGCGGAATGGGAGGCCTAA